TATAGCTCCAAGGCATTTGCGAGCTATAAAAGACACGGGGAATCAGTTGGTAGCTGCTTATGACAAGTTTGACAGCGTGGGCATCATGGATAGTTATTTCCCGAATTGTTCTTTTTTCACGGAGATGGAGTTGTTCGATCGTCATTGTTCAAAATTGAAGAAGACAGACGAACGGGTGGATATGGTATCAATCTGTACGCCGAATTATTTGCACGACGCTCATATCCGTTATGGTTTGCGTTTGGGGGCTGATGTGATTTGCGAGAAACCGTTGGTATTGAATCCTTGGAATATAGATGCATTGGAGGACGTGGAGAAAGAGACAGGACATAAAGGGTACACAATCCTGCAATTGCGTTTACACGAGTCAATAAAAGCTTTGAAAAAGAAGATCGAGGAAGGACCGAAAGACAAGGTGTATGACGTGGATTTGACTTATATTACTTCTCGCGGAAATTGGTATTACACGAGTTGGAAAGGAGACGAGCGGAAGAGTGGAGGTGTCGCCACGAATATCGGGGTCCATTTTTATGATATGTTGTCATGGATTTTTGGTCCGGTAAAGGAGAATATCGTGCATGTGATGAGTCACGACCGAGTTGCCGGTTTTTTGGGATTGGAAAAGGCTCGTGTACGTTATTTTTTGAGTATAAATGCTGATAATTTACCGGAAAATGCCGTACAAGGGGAGAAAAGAACTTATCGTTCTATCCGTATTGAGGGGGAGGAATTTGAATTTAGTCAAGGATTCACGGAATTGCATACCGAGAGTTATCGGAAAATTCTGGCAGGAGAAGGGTTCCGTATAGAAGAAGCCCGTAATTGTATTGGGATAGTTCATGATATTCGACACGCAACCCCAATTGGTTTAAAAGGGGATTATCATCCCTTGGCTAAATTACCATTGGTAAAACATCCTTTCGGTTGGGGAAGGTGATAAAAACTAAAAGATAAAAGTTAAAAACTGAAAGATAAAAAATTAAAAACTAAGGGTAAAAACTAAAAATAAAGGGAAAATGAAGATTATTGATAATGGGTTGTTAGATGAGGTTTCTCGGCAGGCTGCGGAGAGTCCGCGTCTGAGGATGAATTATAATTTTCACGATACGTTGGAGGCTAATGCTCAACGTTTGTTGAATGCTCTGGAGCCGGGGACGGAATTACCTGTGCATAGACATTGTTTTACCGCGGAGACTTATATCGTGCTGCGTGGTGAAATTAACGTGTTTTTTTATGATGATGACAAGCGGGTAACCGAGTCCGTGACCTTGAATCCGTTGAAAGGTGAATATGGTATTCATATACCTGCCGGGCAATGGCACACGTTGGAAGTCGTGGAAAAAGGAACCGTGATTTTTGAAGTGAAAGATGGGCCGTACCGTCCGTTGGGGCCGGAAGATAGACTTGATTAATTTTAGATTTATGATTTTAGATTTTAGTCGCACGAGCGTTCGCTTTGGACGAGTTACAGATTCTTTCTCCTCTAAATTCTAAACTCTACATTTTAAATTACTGTGTATGTATAATAAGTTACTAAATAAAAAGGCAAAGTTGGCATTAGTCGGGTTGGGGTATGTCGGGTTACCGATAGCACTGGAGTTTGCCAAGAAGATTTCCGTGATCGGTTTTGATATTAACGAGGAACGGTTGGCAAAGATGAGAAAGAAAATCGACCCGTGTAATGAGTTGGGGACGGATGCGTTTGAGAATAGCGATATTTATTTTACTTCTTCCGTGGATGAGTTACGGGAAGCGTCGTTTTTTATCGTGGCGGTTCCGACCCCGATAGATAGGTTTAATCAACCGGATTTGAAACCCCTGCTGGCGGCATCCCGCACGGTAGGAATGGCCTTAAAGAAGGGAGATTACGTGGTTTATGAATCTACGGTTTATCCGGGTTGTACGGAAGAAGATTGTGTCCCGGTGTTGGAAGAGGTTTCCGGACTGAAAGTTGGAATTGATTTTAAGATCGGTTATTCTCCGGAACGTATTAATCCGGGCGACAAGGTTCATACGTTGGCTAACACGGTAAAGATTGTTTCTGGATGTGATGCAGAGACTTTGGAAACGGTGGCTAAGGTTTACGAGTTAGTAGTGAAACCGGGAGTACATCGGGCTCCGAATATTAAGGTGGCTGAGGCCGGGAAGATTATTGAAAATACACAACGGGATGTGAATATAGCTCTGATGAACGAGTTATCCATTATTTTCAGCCGTATTGGTATCAACACGTATGACGTGCTGGAGGCTGCGGGGACGAAATGGAATTTCTTGAAGTTTTATCCCGGTTTAGTGGGAGGACATTGTATCGGGGTGGATCCCTATTACTTGGTGCATAAGGCAAAAGAGTTGAAGTATCATCCGCAAATGATTAATGCCGGGCGGTTTGTAAATGATTCGATGGGAGGATATATAGCCAAGAAGATTGTGAAGAAGATGATCGGGATGGGAAAGAATATCTTGGGCGCTCGAGTGTTGGTTATGGGGGTTACGTTTAAAGAGGATGTATCGGATATTCGGAATTCGAAAGTCGTGGATATAGTGAACGAGTTGAAAGATTTTGGCGTGGATGTAGATGTCACGGACCCGAATGCAGATTCCGAAGAAGTGATGCATGAATACGGTTTTAAGTTGATCGAGAAGCCCCGGGCAAATTATGATGCTGTCATCGTGGCAGTAGCGCATAAGGAGTACATGGATCTGGACGAGGAGTATTTCCGTGGATTGACATACGAACACGCTGTATTAGGAGATATAAAAGGGATTTATAGGGGGAAAATTCACCTGATGAAATACTGGAGCCTATAAATAAAATGATAACTTCGCGTCAGAATTTAATGATATGAAAGGAATTGTATTAGCCGGTGGATCCGGGACCAGGTTATATCCAATTACGAAAGGCGTATCAAAGCAGTTATTGCCGATATATGATAAGCCAATGGTATATTATCCCATTTCAGTATTAATGCTGGCGGGAATCAAGGATATTTTAATTATTTCAACCCCGCAGGATTTACCGGGGTTCGAACGTTTACTCGGTGATGGCTCCGATTACGGGGTTCATTTCACGTATGCAGAACAGCCAAGCCCGGATGGGTTAGCACAAGCATTTATTATCGGGGAGGAGTTTATCGGAAATGATTCGGTTTGCTTGGTGTTGGGGGATAATATTTTTTATGGACAGCATTTTACAGGAATGTTGTTAGATGCCGTGAAAGCCGCGGAAGGGGAGGATAAAGCAACTGTTTTCGGTTATTGGGTAAATGATCCGGAACGTTACGGGGTGGCCGAATTCGATCAAGACGGAAATGTGCTGAGTATTGAAGAAAAACCGAAGAATCCGAAATCGAATTATGCCGTGGTCGGGTTGTATTTTTATCCGAACGAAGTGGTTCGTGTTGCTAAAGAGATAAAACCGTCCGCTCGCGGAGAGTTGGAAATTACTTCTGTGAATCAGACCTTTTTAGAAGCGGGTGACTTAAAAGTTCAGTTGTTGGGACGTGGATTTGCTTGGTTGGATACGGGAACTCATGATTCATTGGCTGAAGCTTCTAATTTTGTAGAAGTTATCGAGAAACGTCAAGGGCTGAAGATTGCTTGTTTGGAGGAAATTGCCTATATGAAGGGATGGATAGATGCGGAGCGTTTGAGGGCTGTGGCTCAACCGATGATCAAAAACCAGTATGGACAGTATTTATTGAAATTACTGCAGTAATTTCAATAAGTTGCAGGTTGGCAGGTTACAGGTTACAAGTTATTTACAGATTATAAATTGTTTATGGGGACGGTTAGGTGTTTTGAGGATTTTAAGATTTGGCAGGATGCCCGTTTGTTGGTAAATCAGGTTTACTTGTACACTGCAGGAGTGAAGGATTATGGGTTTAATGATCAGGTTAGAAGGGCGGCGGTTTCGGTGATGAATAATATTGCGGAGGGGTATGAGGCTGGTGGTAATGTGATGTTTAAGAAGTTTTTGCAAATATCGAGGGGAAGTTGTGGTGAAGTCAGGAGTATGTTGTATTTAGCTAAAGATTTGAAGTATATAGATGAAATAAAGGTAAACGGGTTATTGTCTGATTGTATGGTTTTATCTAAAGGTATCAGTAAATTAATTACTTATTTGGATTCCACAACCAGCAACTTGTAACCTGTAAACTTGTAACTAAAATATAGATGAAATAAAGGTAAACGGGTTATTGTCCGATTGTATGGTTTATCTAAAGATGTTGTAAGTTAATTACTTATCTGGATTCTACAACCTGCAACTTGTAACCTGCAAACTTGAAACTAAATTTTGAAGAATGAAAAATTTATTAATCACTGGCGGGGCCGGATTTATCGGTTCGCATCTGGTTCGGCTAATGGTAAACAAGTATCCGGAGTATCGTATTGTCAATTTGGATAAAT
The window above is part of the Butyricimonas paravirosa genome. Proteins encoded here:
- a CDS encoding WbuC family cupin fold metalloprotein gives rise to the protein MKIIDNGLLDEVSRQAAESPRLRMNYNFHDTLEANAQRLLNALEPGTELPVHRHCFTAETYIVLRGEINVFFYDDDKRVTESVTLNPLKGEYGIHIPAGQWHTLEVVEKGTVIFEVKDGPYRPLGPEDRLD
- the rfbA gene encoding glucose-1-phosphate thymidylyltransferase RfbA; protein product: MKGIVLAGGSGTRLYPITKGVSKQLLPIYDKPMVYYPISVLMLAGIKDILIISTPQDLPGFERLLGDGSDYGVHFTYAEQPSPDGLAQAFIIGEEFIGNDSVCLVLGDNIFYGQHFTGMLLDAVKAAEGEDKATVFGYWVNDPERYGVAEFDQDGNVLSIEEKPKNPKSNYAVVGLYFYPNEVVRVAKEIKPSARGELEITSVNQTFLEAGDLKVQLLGRGFAWLDTGTHDSLAEASNFVEVIEKRQGLKIACLEEIAYMKGWIDAERLRAVAQPMIKNQYGQYLLKLLQ
- a CDS encoding four helix bundle protein; protein product: MGTVRCFEDFKIWQDARLLVNQVYLYTAGVKDYGFNDQVRRAAVSVMNNIAEGYEAGGNVMFKKFLQISRGSCGEVRSMLYLAKDLKYIDEIKVNGLLSDCMVLSKGISKLITYLDSTTSNL
- a CDS encoding nucleotide sugar dehydrogenase, with amino-acid sequence MYNKLLNKKAKLALVGLGYVGLPIALEFAKKISVIGFDINEERLAKMRKKIDPCNELGTDAFENSDIYFTSSVDELREASFFIVAVPTPIDRFNQPDLKPLLAASRTVGMALKKGDYVVYESTVYPGCTEEDCVPVLEEVSGLKVGIDFKIGYSPERINPGDKVHTLANTVKIVSGCDAETLETVAKVYELVVKPGVHRAPNIKVAEAGKIIENTQRDVNIALMNELSIIFSRIGINTYDVLEAAGTKWNFLKFYPGLVGGHCIGVDPYYLVHKAKELKYHPQMINAGRFVNDSMGGYIAKKIVKKMIGMGKNILGARVLVMGVTFKEDVSDIRNSKVVDIVNELKDFGVDVDVTDPNADSEEVMHEYGFKLIEKPRANYDAVIVAVAHKEYMDLDEEYFRGLTYEHAVLGDIKGIYRGKIHLMKYWSL
- a CDS encoding Gfo/Idh/MocA family protein, giving the protein MKNFAIIGVAGYIAPRHLRAIKDTGNQLVAAYDKFDSVGIMDSYFPNCSFFTEMELFDRHCSKLKKTDERVDMVSICTPNYLHDAHIRYGLRLGADVICEKPLVLNPWNIDALEDVEKETGHKGYTILQLRLHESIKALKKKIEEGPKDKVYDVDLTYITSRGNWYYTSWKGDERKSGGVATNIGVHFYDMLSWIFGPVKENIVHVMSHDRVAGFLGLEKARVRYFLSINADNLPENAVQGEKRTYRSIRIEGEEFEFSQGFTELHTESYRKILAGEGFRIEEARNCIGIVHDIRHATPIGLKGDYHPLAKLPLVKHPFGWGR